The Alteromonas stellipolaris genome includes a region encoding these proteins:
- a CDS encoding class II glutamine amidotransferase, with protein MCELLGMSANTPTDLCFSFTGLTRRGGETGPHKDGWGMAFYEGKGIRLFHDPEPCATSQIAEFVSHLPIESETAICHIRQANVGNINLANTHPFTREMWGKYWVFAHNGQLPNFVPREGMYEAVGDTDSEAMFCDLMNQVRENLPRDAMPQQLADTLVNIAKGYAEQGVFNCLLSNGEWLFSFCSTKMASITRRAPFGPACLSDVEVEIDFAAETTPNDVVSIIATAPLTHDEQWDIYERGEWKLWQQGEVIASGKVDVPIHKSEAAMTSPDPDLSAQQAS; from the coding sequence GTGTGTGAACTGCTTGGCATGAGTGCCAATACGCCAACTGATTTGTGTTTTAGCTTTACCGGCCTCACCCGACGCGGTGGCGAAACAGGCCCGCACAAGGATGGCTGGGGTATGGCATTTTATGAAGGCAAGGGCATCCGCCTTTTTCACGACCCCGAACCCTGTGCTACCTCTCAAATTGCAGAGTTTGTTTCTCATCTGCCGATTGAGAGCGAAACGGCTATTTGTCATATTCGCCAAGCCAATGTCGGCAATATTAACCTCGCCAACACCCACCCCTTTACCCGAGAAATGTGGGGTAAGTATTGGGTGTTCGCACATAATGGGCAGCTACCTAACTTTGTGCCTCGTGAAGGCATGTATGAAGCGGTAGGAGATACCGACAGCGAAGCCATGTTCTGCGATTTAATGAATCAAGTGCGGGAAAACCTGCCTCGAGATGCTATGCCGCAACAATTGGCCGATACGCTGGTAAATATCGCCAAAGGCTACGCAGAGCAAGGTGTATTTAATTGCTTGCTCAGCAATGGCGAATGGTTGTTTTCATTTTGCAGCACTAAAATGGCCAGTATTACCCGCCGCGCGCCGTTTGGCCCAGCTTGCTTAAGTGACGTGGAAGTAGAAATTGATTTTGCCGCTGAAACTACACCCAATGATGTGGTGAGCATTATTGCAACCGCGCCGCTTACTCATGACGAACAGTGGGATATATACGAGCGTGGTGAATGGAAGCTATGGCAGCAAGGCGAAGTGATTGCCAGCGGCAAAGTAGATGTACCCATACATAAATCTGAAGCCGCTATGACCAGCCCCGATCCCGATTTGAGTGCTCAACAAGCAAGTTGA
- a CDS encoding DUF917 domain-containing protein, producing the protein MKELSFQDMKDILLGCTVLGTGGGGEMSEGLALIDEVIEKGLPIRLVGLDEAPDDAWICTPYLLGALDLSAKEADEYKALPRNTEPAICSAYSRIESYFDRKFYGTVCCEMGGSNTAVAFYTAALNNGVVIDADPAGRAVPEITHSTYYLNGLNAAPVIAANNFCETFVCEGLRDDQRAEHVMRALCQVSANDIAAIDHAMPVKDIRHALIGGTISKAWALGKAVSAAKLQGGDAAKVIADVGNGFVAFRGKVTAFEFDTIGGFSVGTVDLAGAGDDEGHTYQLGVKNENLVSYYDGEVDVTIPDLICVIDDNTGEPVTNPHYEIGQSLAVIILPAPEAFLTQKGLATFGPAYVGVDAPYRPASLQNRHNK; encoded by the coding sequence ATGAAAGAGTTAAGCTTTCAAGATATGAAAGACATTTTGCTAGGCTGCACTGTGCTAGGTACAGGGGGCGGTGGCGAAATGAGTGAAGGCCTAGCACTCATTGATGAGGTAATCGAAAAAGGCTTGCCAATACGCCTAGTAGGGCTTGATGAAGCTCCTGATGATGCATGGATTTGTACGCCTTATTTACTTGGTGCGCTAGATTTAAGTGCCAAAGAGGCCGACGAATACAAAGCGCTACCTAGAAATACCGAGCCAGCAATTTGCAGCGCGTATAGCCGCATAGAATCTTATTTTGATAGGAAGTTTTATGGCACCGTGTGCTGTGAAATGGGCGGTTCTAATACGGCAGTGGCATTTTATACCGCGGCGTTGAATAACGGTGTGGTGATTGACGCTGACCCTGCTGGGCGGGCAGTACCAGAAATTACCCATTCAACCTATTATCTAAATGGCCTTAATGCCGCGCCTGTTATTGCCGCTAATAACTTTTGCGAAACCTTTGTGTGTGAAGGCTTGCGTGACGATCAAAGAGCCGAGCATGTTATGCGTGCACTTTGCCAAGTGAGCGCCAACGACATTGCGGCTATCGACCATGCTATGCCTGTAAAAGACATTCGCCACGCCCTAATAGGCGGAACGATTTCAAAGGCATGGGCGCTAGGTAAAGCGGTGTCGGCTGCCAAGCTGCAAGGTGGTGATGCTGCCAAAGTGATTGCAGACGTCGGTAATGGTTTTGTTGCCTTTAGAGGCAAAGTGACCGCCTTTGAATTTGATACCATAGGTGGCTTTTCTGTCGGAACCGTTGATTTAGCTGGCGCAGGCGATGATGAAGGCCATACCTATCAGCTAGGGGTTAAGAACGAAAACTTAGTTAGTTATTACGACGGTGAAGTGGACGTAACTATACCAGACCTTATTTGCGTGATAGATGATAATACGGGGGAGCCAGTGACTAATCCACATTACGAAATTGGGCAATCGTTGGCGGTTATTATCTTACCTGCCCCTGAAGCGTTTTTAACCCAGAAAGGTTTAGCCACCTTTGGCCCAGCCTATGTGGGTGTGGATGCGCCTTACCGCCCTGCTAGCTTGCAAAATAGGCATAATAAATAG